The following are encoded together in the Peromyscus leucopus breed LL Stock chromosome 1, UCI_PerLeu_2.1, whole genome shotgun sequence genome:
- the LOC114684267 gene encoding olfactory receptor 10Q1-like, translated as MVAGKCFFNKSDPPEFVFRVFTNVPEFQALLFTLFLLLYLMILCGNTAIIWVVCTNSFLRTPMYFFLGSLSLVEICYITDVAPLMLSNILGVPKPMPLAVCGTQMFFFSVFGCTDCFLLTVMAYDRYVAISHPLHYSLIMTQKLCVKMVLGSLGLALLLSLQLTAFTFTLPFCRRRLEINHFLCDVAPIMRLACADIHVSQAVLYVVSILVLTVPFLLICISYVFIAATILRMRSAEGRQRAFSTCSSHLTVVLLQYGCCSLVYLRPRSSTSDDETRQIALVYTFGTPLLNPLIYTLRNKDVKGALRNSLFHKAVSDPS; from the coding sequence ATGGTGGCTGGAAAGTGTTTCTTCAACAAATCCGACCCCCCAGAATTCGTGTTCCGTGTATTCACTAATGTCCCTGAATTCCAGGCTCTCCTCTtcacccttttcctcctgctctATCTGATGATCCTCTGTGGCAACACTGCCATAATCTGGGTGGTGTGCACCAATAGTTTCCTACGCACACCCATGTATTTCTTCCTAGGCAGTCTGTCTCTTGTGGAAATCTGCTACATCACAGATGTGGCGCCCTTGATGCTTTCCAACATCCTTGGAGTCCCAAAGCCCATGCCGTTGGCTGTTTGTGGGAcacagatgtttttcttttctgtctttggcTGCACTGACTGTTTTCTCTTGACAGTCATGGCCTATGACAGATATGTTGCCATCAGCCACCCACTACACTACAGCCTCATCATGACCCAGAAACTGTGTGTTAAGATGGTGCTGGGCTCCTTGGGCCTGGCACTCCTTCTCTCCTTGCAGCTTACCGCCTTTACATTCACGTTGCCATTCTGTAGACGTCGCCTGGAAATCAACCACTTCCTTTGTGATGTGGCTCCCATCATGCGCCTGGCCTGTGCTGACATCCATGTGAGCCAGGCAGTCCTCTATGTAGTGAGCATCCTGGTCCTGACAGTCCCATTCCTGCTGATTTGCATCTCCTATGTGTTCATTGCGGCTACCATCCTGCGCATGCGCTCTGCAGAGGGTCGGCAGAGGGCGTTCtccacctgctcctcccacctcacTGTGGTTTTGCTACAATATGGTTGTTGTAGCCTGGTGTACTTGAGGCCCCGCTCCAGCACTTCAGATGATGAGACCCGCCAAATTGCTCTGGTTTACACTTTTGGTACCCCGTTACTCAACCCTCTGATTTATACCCTTAGGAACAAAGATGTCAAAGGTGCACTGAGGAACTCTCTCTTCCATAAAGCAGTGTCTGACCCTAGTTGA